Proteins co-encoded in one Candidatus Zixiibacteriota bacterium genomic window:
- a CDS encoding phosphatidylserine decarboxylase family protein, which produces MIAKEGIIFVVIGLVLTLVFVMSANRWNSPVLFGTCVLFGCLTLFTTFFFRDPERIVPQGKNMLVSPADGAVVVVKPIGVHPFIGGEAIQVSVFLSVFNVHINRVPASGTIDSVRYNPGKFHVAYADKASELNEQTTIMMTTTSGIKIIFKQIAGLIARRIVCKLETGQIVNRGDRFGLIRFGSRTDLILPADAELMVKEGDKVVGGESIIAKLKVPVESLSMESAQESDARL; this is translated from the coding sequence ATGATAGCTAAAGAAGGTATTATTTTTGTAGTGATAGGTCTTGTGCTGACTCTGGTATTTGTGATGAGCGCGAATAGGTGGAACAGCCCGGTGCTTTTTGGGACCTGTGTTCTTTTCGGCTGTCTCACACTTTTCACGACCTTTTTCTTTCGCGACCCGGAGAGAATCGTTCCACAGGGGAAAAATATGCTGGTCTCACCGGCTGACGGCGCAGTGGTTGTGGTCAAACCAATAGGCGTTCACCCTTTTATCGGCGGCGAAGCCATTCAGGTCTCTGTCTTTCTGTCGGTATTCAATGTTCATATCAATCGAGTGCCGGCATCGGGAACCATAGATAGTGTGCGATACAACCCAGGTAAATTCCATGTTGCCTATGCCGACAAAGCATCTGAGTTGAACGAACAGACGACAATCATGATGACGACCACTTCAGGAATCAAGATTATTTTCAAACAAATTGCTGGACTGATTGCCCGCCGGATAGTGTGTAAACTTGAAACCGGGCAGATTGTGAATCGCGGCGATCGCTTCGGACTTATTCGTTTTGGCTCACGCACCGATTTGATTTTACCCGCCGACGCGGAGCTTATGGTAAAAGAAGGGGACAAAGTAGTCGGAGGAGAGTCGATTATCGCCAAATTGAAGGTGCCAGTTGAATCACTTTCTATGGAATCCGCACAGGAGAGCGATGCGCGACTATAG
- the pssA gene encoding CDP-diacylglycerol--serine O-phosphatidyltransferase, which produces MRDYRGVFPGVFTMGNVVCGFFSILSSFEGNITTACWFILLAAFLDALDGKVARLSGSTSQFGIELDSLADFLSFGVAPAVIVHTIKLSALGKWGWIISIVYIMAASYRLARYNLLADSEEKKDFVGLPVPGAALTLVSFIIFSYHVWGGLQYHELLVSMIVLFSFLMVSQFQYDAMPDRFETNADRIKLVLMLVAAIGLIFNPRLLLFPCMAGYILFGMVRQLHKLFSLGVGKVTGRTNGSRRTKDEFIDR; this is translated from the coding sequence ATGCGCGACTATAGAGGAGTTTTCCCCGGTGTGTTCACCATGGGAAATGTCGTCTGCGGGTTTTTCTCCATCCTTTCATCTTTTGAAGGGAATATCACAACTGCCTGTTGGTTTATTTTGCTCGCAGCTTTTCTTGACGCCCTCGATGGGAAAGTAGCGAGGCTGAGCGGGTCGACCTCGCAGTTTGGCATCGAGCTTGATTCCCTCGCCGATTTTTTGTCTTTTGGAGTAGCGCCGGCCGTGATTGTTCACACAATAAAACTTTCCGCTCTTGGCAAATGGGGCTGGATAATCTCCATTGTCTATATTATGGCCGCCTCGTATCGGTTGGCGAGATATAATCTTCTTGCCGACAGCGAGGAGAAAAAAGATTTCGTCGGACTCCCTGTCCCAGGGGCGGCTTTGACTCTCGTTTCATTTATTATCTTCAGCTACCATGTATGGGGTGGACTACAATACCACGAGCTGCTCGTTTCGATGATTGTGCTCTTCTCGTTTTTGATGGTTTCACAATTTCAATACGATGCCATGCCTGATCGCTTTGAAACCAATGCCGATAGAATAAAATTAGTCCTGATGCTGGTTGCGGCAATCGGCCTTATTTTCAACCCCAGACTGCTCTTGTTTCCTTGTATGGCCGGTTATATATTGTTTGGTATGGTACGTCAGCTCCACAAACTCTTTTCGCTTGGAGTGGGCAAAGTAACCGGAAGAACAAACGGCTCCAGAAGGACGAAAGATGAGTTCATTGATCGCTAA
- the purS gene encoding phosphoribosylformylglycinamidine synthase subunit PurS, translating into MSSLIAKTEKIIVNVRLKDGVLDPQGVTIHKALTKLGYDDFISVRSGKFFELEVSGDAKDIDKKVSEVCSKLLTNPVIENYSVEKKS; encoded by the coding sequence ATGAGTTCATTGATCGCTAAGACCGAGAAAATAATCGTCAATGTTCGTCTCAAAGACGGGGTGCTCGACCCGCAGGGTGTTACTATCCACAAGGCTCTCACAAAACTCGGTTATGATGACTTTATCTCAGTCCGCTCCGGTAAATTTTTTGAGTTAGAAGTATCAGGCGATGCCAAGGATATTGACAAAAAAGTAAGCGAAGTCTGCTCCAAGCTGTTAACAAATCCTGTGATCGAAAATTACAGTGTGGAGAAGAAGTCGTGA
- the purQ gene encoding phosphoribosylformylglycinamidine synthase subunit PurQ: MKFGVVVFPGSNCDYDAYMAIRDQLGEEVAYLWHASNDLQGCDGVILPGGFSYGDYLRTGAIASHSPIMDKVISFAKSGGIVIGICNGFQTLCESRLLPGALLRNAQLRFSCKYVTLRVERADTLFSAASSVGDILKIPINHGEGNYFNFEGDIRMLEDAGQVLFRYCDSGGRITDSANPNGSVGNIAGIINQEGNVLGMMPHPERAVEALLGSIDGLKIFESIAAPRPSFSMAARS; the protein is encoded by the coding sequence GTGAAATTTGGCGTGGTGGTTTTCCCCGGTTCAAATTGCGATTACGACGCCTATATGGCGATTCGTGACCAACTCGGAGAAGAGGTCGCCTATTTGTGGCATGCCTCAAATGACCTGCAGGGATGCGATGGTGTTATTTTGCCGGGCGGGTTTTCGTACGGCGATTACCTCCGTACGGGCGCTATTGCAAGCCATTCGCCGATTATGGACAAAGTTATTTCATTCGCTAAGTCAGGCGGAATTGTCATCGGTATCTGCAATGGTTTTCAGACGCTGTGTGAGTCGCGTCTTTTGCCCGGCGCGCTGCTCCGTAATGCCCAGCTTCGCTTCAGTTGCAAGTATGTTACTTTGCGTGTGGAACGTGCCGACACACTCTTTTCGGCTGCAAGTTCGGTTGGGGATATACTCAAGATTCCAATAAATCATGGTGAAGGAAATTATTTCAACTTTGAAGGGGATATACGCATGCTCGAGGATGCCGGACAGGTGCTGTTCAGATATTGTGACAGTGGGGGTCGCATTACAGATTCTGCCAATCCGAATGGTTCAGTTGGCAACATTGCTGGTATAATCAACCAAGAGGGGAATGTTCTGGGAATGATGCCCCATCCTGAGCGGGCGGTCGAAGCTCTTCTGGGTTCGATTGACGGACTTAAGATATTTGAGTCAATTGCGGCCCCACGCCCGTCCTTTTCAATGGCGGCCAGGTCATGA
- a CDS encoding DUF4321 domain-containing protein produces MKGREIAFIMTALILGAMLGGLVGEIIGTFLPDGAAKILFTKSIEIGFSPFTLNLYTLAFTVGFMVKINFMSVLVVLLVIFYFRWWYL; encoded by the coding sequence ATGAAAGGGCGTGAAATTGCCTTTATCATGACCGCTCTGATTTTGGGGGCGATGCTTGGTGGACTTGTTGGCGAAATAATCGGCACATTTTTGCCGGATGGGGCGGCCAAGATACTGTTCACCAAGTCCATTGAAATTGGTTTTAGTCCATTTACGCTTAACCTCTACACGCTGGCTTTTACAGTCGGTTTTATGGTTAAGATAAACTTTATGTCCGTTTTGGTGGTTTTGCTTGTTATATTCTACTTCAGATGGTGGTACCTATAA
- a CDS encoding twin-arginine translocase TatA/TatE family subunit, whose amino-acid sequence MFGMGPWELFIIFLAILLLFGAKRIPEIAQGMGKGIRDFKKAMKQTTDEVKGSLDDSPVESLKSTVTKTDQPQGH is encoded by the coding sequence ATGTTTGGTATGGGTCCATGGGAACTCTTTATAATTTTTCTTGCAATTCTTCTGCTCTTCGGAGCGAAGCGCATTCCTGAGATAGCGCAGGGAATGGGCAAGGGAATTCGTGATTTCAAGAAGGCAATGAAGCAGACGACCGATGAAGTCAAAGGCTCACTCGATGATTCGCCGGTCGAATCGCTCAAGAGCACTGTGACAAAAACAGATCAGCCGCAGGGGCATTAA